From the Leptospira congkakensis genome, the window AAAACCCTTCGGGAATGGGGAGTGCGTTTTACAGAACTTTCTGGTGTTTCTGCCGGCGCTGCTATGGCACTTTGTATCCTTTCCCAAACAGAAGAAGAATCCGTAGAATACTTTGAAGAAATCACAAAACGGAATTCGCGTAACTTCCATTTTTCGAACTTTCTTCGGGGAGAGTCTACTTTCCCTCATGAAGATATGTACCGTCGTACCATTCGTTTTGGAATGAAGTTTGATAAGGTTTTGGAATCAGGTGCCAAAATCTGGATCCATTCGGTAAAGGCTCATCCTAAGGAAGACTCGTTAAAGAATAAGTTCCGTTTGGCGAGACTCATTTCTGAAACCGGACGAGCTTTTATTTTGGATGATCGGGACCGGTCAGAAGGAATTCCTGCCAATCGAACCGCCGAAATGATTAAAAAATGGAATATGGAAGATGTTGATTTTACAGAAAAAGATTTTGTGAACTCAGAAACCATCGAACAATTCATTATGAACTCTTCTTCCATTCCGCCTATCGTTGACTTTCAGTCGGTGGGGAATGAATATTATTTGGATGGGGGACTAACCAATAATATGTTTATTGAAGCTTTTTCCTCGAAGGCAAAAATTATTGGAATTCATTATGAACACAATACCATTGTGGGCAAAGATCCAGAACTTTTAGCCAAGTCGTATTTGATCACTCCTTCAAAACCGTTACCAATCACCTCTTTTGATTATACAAATCCCAAAGGGGTTAGAGAAACTTATGAATTGGGTAAAGCCGATGCTTTGGCACAAAAAACTGCCATTATAGATTATTTGAGAAAGGATTGAAGAGCCGAAAGTCCACTTCGCAAAACTTCTTCATCGGAAATCAAACTAATCACAAGAATACACCTGTTATGCGAAAATCCATACCATGACCCAGGGTGGACAAAAACCTTGGTTTGGGTCAAAATTTCTAAAACCATTTCTTCGTCCTTTTTTTCCAAATCCAATTCGAATAAAAAATACCAACCGGCTTCCACTGCCGGTTTGTTTAGGATTTTAGGATTCTCTTCGGAAAATAAAATACACTGCGCCAAGTTTCGCATAATTCTTGTTCGTATTCGATTTTGAACCATGGTTTTCCAAGGGATGAGTTCTAACGTTGCTAATTGTACTGGTGCGTTGACGGAAAGGTATGTATCGGCAATGAAACTTAAATTTTTTTGAATTTCTGATCTATATAGTTCTGGGCTTTGGATGAGAATCCATCCAAGTTTGAGTCCAGGAAGGGCCAACATTTTGGAAAACCCATTACAAATCAAAA encodes:
- a CDS encoding patatin-like phospholipase family protein, producing the protein MLSMGRGIEFVDFMGVREQVLQTLVKIFPSYDVSLAIAGGGCKAFYALGVGKTLREWGVRFTELSGVSAGAAMALCILSQTEEESVEYFEEITKRNSRNFHFSNFLRGESTFPHEDMYRRTIRFGMKFDKVLESGAKIWIHSVKAHPKEDSLKNKFRLARLISETGRAFILDDRDRSEGIPANRTAEMIKKWNMEDVDFTEKDFVNSETIEQFIMNSSSIPPIVDFQSVGNEYYLDGGLTNNMFIEAFSSKAKIIGIHYEHNTIVGKDPELLAKSYLITPSKPLPITSFDYTNPKGVRETYELGKADALAQKTAIIDYLRKD